Proteins co-encoded in one Gracilimonas sp. genomic window:
- a CDS encoding PTS sugar transporter subunit IIA has protein sequence MNLFSLLDQTTVLPSFAVGSKKELINALVDALEEKVESKEQLEEIRQAVFEREKIMSTGVGKGLAIPHAKTSSVDDNLAAFALLEEPLDFDSIDNEPVRLVFLLVGPESNNSQHIKLLSRISRLMNSGSFRETILNCSSTDEILNAFQGEEEKYFVS, from the coding sequence ATGAATTTATTTTCGCTGTTAGATCAAACCACGGTTCTCCCCAGCTTTGCTGTTGGCTCCAAAAAAGAACTCATAAATGCCCTTGTAGATGCTTTAGAGGAAAAAGTGGAGTCCAAAGAACAGTTGGAAGAAATAAGACAAGCTGTGTTTGAACGCGAAAAAATCATGAGTACCGGTGTGGGGAAAGGACTCGCTATTCCGCACGCAAAAACTTCGTCGGTGGATGATAACCTTGCCGCTTTTGCTCTTCTGGAAGAACCGCTCGACTTTGATTCTATCGACAATGAACCGGTTCGGTTGGTTTTTCTGCTTGTTGGGCCGGAATCAAATAACAGCCAGCATATTAAACTGCTAAGCCGGATTTCAAGGCTGATGAACAGCGGATCATTCAGGGAAACAATACTCAATTGCAGCTCTACTGATGAAATTCTGAATGCATTTCAGGGTGAAGAAGAAAAATACTTTGTAAGCTAA
- a CDS encoding heme exporter protein CcmB: MDWIRSTLTILKKDLQIELRTRFAFNMVLAFVAAAMLLVLFTLRADQLEPGPKSGLVWIIILFAALSALSRSFISETDKKTFDLLRIYAEGTTVYTGKLLYNFLFTLLINVATFAGYIFLMGLEIQSWPAFLVMLLVGTAGLSGVATMTAAVVSQADRKGAIFSVLSIPLFMPLVLLLADISKTAFISGGDGSMNNVTALIGFAGVTITAGILLFDYIWEE, from the coding sequence ATGGATTGGATCCGGAGCACACTCACAATTTTAAAGAAAGACCTGCAGATTGAACTGCGCACCCGATTTGCCTTCAACATGGTGTTGGCTTTTGTTGCGGCAGCCATGCTTTTAGTATTATTCACCCTCCGCGCCGACCAGCTGGAACCGGGACCAAAATCCGGCCTGGTTTGGATTATCATTCTCTTTGCTGCTCTGTCTGCCCTTAGCCGAAGTTTCATTTCTGAAACCGATAAAAAAACCTTTGACCTGCTCCGTATTTACGCCGAAGGAACCACCGTTTATACCGGGAAACTGCTATACAATTTTTTGTTTACGCTGCTTATAAATGTCGCCACTTTCGCAGGTTATATTTTTCTGATGGGTTTGGAGATTCAATCCTGGCCGGCATTTCTTGTTATGCTGTTGGTGGGAACCGCAGGCCTATCAGGCGTGGCAACGATGACAGCGGCCGTTGTGTCTCAGGCCGACCGCAAAGGGGCTATATTCTCTGTGTTGAGCATCCCCCTGTTTATGCCGTTAGTACTCTTACTGGCTGATATCAGTAAAACAGCCTTCATAAGTGGCGGAGACGGCTCTATGAACAACGTCACGGCTCTGATCGGCTTTGCGGGGGTAACCATCACCGCCGGAATTTTGCTTTTTGATTACATTTGGGAGGAATGA
- a CDS encoding four helix bundle protein, which yields MAFKFEKLEVWQLAVDLADEIYLLIEALPDTEKFNLTSQIQRAVTSVSLNIAEGSTGQTDPEQSRFIGYAHRSLMEVVACLILMKKRAYISTELFEKLYQDSEKLSAKLLAMKKYLKKGLQSNEPGKSYEIE from the coding sequence ATGGCTTTTAAGTTTGAGAAATTAGAGGTTTGGCAATTGGCTGTAGATTTAGCTGATGAGATCTATCTGTTAATTGAAGCGTTGCCTGATACTGAAAAGTTTAACCTAACTTCACAAATTCAAAGAGCCGTTACATCTGTATCTTTAAATATTGCTGAAGGCTCGACTGGTCAAACTGATCCGGAACAGTCTCGGTTTATTGGATATGCTCATAGATCGTTGATGGAGGTTGTAGCTTGTCTTATTCTAATGAAAAAGAGAGCTTATATTTCTACAGAACTTTTCGAAAAACTTTACCAAGATTCGGAAAAGTTATCTGCTAAATTGTTAGCAATGAAAAAATATCTAAAGAAAGGACTTCAATCCAATGAACCAGGCAAGAGCTACGAAATTGAATAA
- a CDS encoding DNA polymerase III subunit delta' C-terminal domain-containing protein: MNIKFGNRRIIGQSRAKEQVERMLASDRISHAYLLSGPSGVGKTAFALAFAEAINGIDHLSDLGEYKASKKSSWFTHPDIHVFIPKPTSAKTEELRDRLELLSKDPYEIIDFSQRPSLDDESSKNLQAFYPIDYFRDDIRPIAKLKPNEGNRVVIILTHVETMRKETANAFLKLLEEPSDRLMFILTTESYESLLPTITSRCQHIPLGALKAQEVEQGLIDVDGLEPEAAAYLARVSNGNYAMTRFFDVSKLKENRESVVEYLRMAFSQDANGLSTLVQDWQSSQNIEGLIAMTNLIEMYIRDLMVYRETGEKKFITNIDQLESIQKFVKALDDARLEEMITHLDEFRPALRQNVNPKLIFIVLALRFSTLMRGLDPIIPDEENWKHVPAFVE; this comes from the coding sequence ATGAACATCAAGTTTGGAAACAGAAGAATAATTGGACAGAGCCGGGCTAAGGAACAGGTTGAGCGCATGCTGGCTTCAGACCGGATTAGCCATGCTTACCTTCTTTCCGGCCCCTCAGGCGTGGGAAAAACCGCTTTTGCCCTGGCTTTTGCCGAGGCCATTAATGGCATCGATCACCTCAGTGATTTGGGAGAATATAAGGCCTCAAAAAAGTCATCCTGGTTTACTCATCCGGATATTCATGTCTTCATCCCTAAGCCCACATCAGCTAAAACAGAAGAACTACGCGACCGGCTGGAACTGCTTTCCAAAGATCCCTACGAGATTATCGATTTTTCCCAGCGCCCTTCTTTGGATGATGAGTCTTCCAAAAACCTGCAGGCTTTCTATCCCATTGACTATTTCCGGGATGACATCCGCCCTATCGCCAAGCTCAAGCCCAACGAAGGGAATCGCGTGGTCATTATTCTCACCCATGTTGAGACCATGAGGAAAGAGACTGCCAATGCCTTCTTGAAGTTATTGGAAGAACCCTCTGACCGGCTAATGTTTATCCTCACCACCGAAAGCTACGAAAGCCTCCTTCCCACCATTACATCGCGCTGCCAGCATATTCCCCTGGGAGCACTTAAAGCCCAAGAGGTTGAACAGGGGCTAATTGATGTGGATGGTTTGGAACCGGAAGCCGCAGCTTACCTGGCAAGAGTGTCGAATGGAAACTATGCCATGACCCGTTTTTTTGATGTCTCCAAACTGAAGGAGAACCGGGAATCCGTGGTTGAATATCTCCGCATGGCGTTCAGCCAGGATGCAAACGGCCTATCAACGCTGGTGCAAGATTGGCAAAGTTCTCAGAATATTGAAGGCTTAATCGCCATGACTAACCTGATCGAAATGTACATCCGGGATTTGATGGTGTATCGTGAAACCGGCGAAAAGAAATTCATCACTAACATTGATCAGCTGGAATCCATACAAAAATTTGTAAAAGCCCTGGATGACGCCCGGCTGGAGGAAATGATAACCCATCTGGATGAATTTCGACCCGCTCTTCGCCAAAATGTAAACCCTAAGCTTATATTTATTGTTTTGGCATTACGATTTTCAACCCTGATGCGCGGACTTGATCCCATTATCCCCGATGAAGAAAACTGGAAACACGTACCCGCATTTGTAGAATAG
- the dapF gene encoding diaminopimelate epimerase, translated as MKEITFHKMQGAGNDFVVIDNRKYGFALDQIIKITPKLCDRKFGIGGDGILVLQPAQKAEVDFTMIYRNADGSDAGMCGNGARCLVMFAFKNGFNATQTFNVHDNVYEAEVHADNSVSIHFPVHVQPERRTLNGYDLIKADAATEHLVTFIPQEKLEDEKELVSIGSELRYHPEVNPPGSNVNFVCAEDGESIHLQTYERGVEGLTLACGTGALASAIATHFHKQQQEKHATYTVKVKGGTLKASFDFNPDTTTYHQLILTGPAHFVFEGIYTL; from the coding sequence ATGAAAGAAATCACGTTTCATAAAATGCAGGGAGCCGGTAACGACTTTGTGGTTATCGACAACCGAAAGTATGGATTTGCTTTGGATCAGATCATCAAGATTACTCCAAAACTATGTGACCGGAAGTTTGGGATTGGCGGGGATGGAATTTTAGTGCTCCAACCGGCTCAAAAAGCGGAGGTCGATTTCACTATGATTTACCGGAATGCTGACGGCAGTGATGCCGGCATGTGTGGAAATGGAGCCCGATGCTTGGTTATGTTTGCCTTTAAAAACGGGTTTAATGCCACACAAACCTTTAACGTACACGATAACGTGTATGAGGCTGAAGTTCATGCTGATAACAGCGTCAGCATTCATTTTCCGGTTCACGTACAACCTGAACGAAGAACGCTGAACGGCTACGACCTGATTAAAGCTGATGCCGCTACGGAACACTTGGTCACATTCATCCCACAAGAAAAACTTGAAGATGAAAAAGAACTGGTAAGTATAGGGAGTGAATTGCGCTATCATCCTGAGGTAAATCCACCCGGCAGTAATGTTAACTTTGTTTGTGCTGAAGACGGAGAATCCATCCATCTGCAAACTTATGAGCGGGGCGTAGAAGGTCTTACCCTTGCTTGCGGAACCGGAGCCTTAGCCTCTGCCATAGCCACTCATTTCCACAAACAGCAACAAGAAAAGCATGCCACCTACACCGTGAAAGTTAAAGGAGGAACGCTAAAAGCCTCATTCGATTTTAATCCTGATACAACCACTTATCACCAATTAATTTTAACGGGACCTGCTCATTTTGTTTTTGAAGGCATCTACACTTTATAA
- a CDS encoding type IX secretion system plug protein domain-containing protein, whose amino-acid sequence MKASTLYKYSLILMAGILLSGCSASISNSVSNRDSSEQYVSRYLVPNQLPVPQSIQSVQLYRKGSDNNPPIIELGSAQKMVLAFDELSDLSGQFRITFTHHDQDWDNSNIPQDWYLEGINEIIVGGGEKNELSDPDFFHYETEFPNNRLKFKISGNYMLHVSDFDSGVKLFSLPFFVTEDAGEIRSWVETIYNAGQRYNAVDQPFSEFVYPDFIEFPQFDLSFYFVQNRFWGDQKRSENYDFSEQDRSQFHLSRERAFPANYDFIGLNLNSLSVDGSQIIDVQFGQTPPLVILREDILNFTSDPVSSWTSNFGNPKSSTDSRYATVRFRFHDGGRFSEDKGVYLVGDFNQWLLSENNKLRYNEDSGYWETTSLIKQGTYTYKYATKEGEHGIDDLILSDTITRRNQEYASFVYFQDPEYRYQRLLQVQIFRSSE is encoded by the coding sequence TTGAAGGCATCTACACTTTATAAGTACTCACTCATCTTAATGGCCGGAATTTTGCTCAGCGGCTGTTCGGCTTCCATCTCTAACTCGGTAAGTAACCGGGACTCTAGCGAACAATATGTAAGTCGCTATCTTGTTCCCAATCAGCTGCCGGTACCGCAATCCATCCAAAGTGTGCAATTGTACCGTAAAGGAAGCGACAACAATCCACCCATTATCGAACTTGGTTCAGCCCAAAAAATGGTCCTCGCCTTTGATGAGTTATCCGACTTATCCGGCCAGTTTCGTATCACATTCACCCATCACGATCAGGATTGGGATAACAGCAATATTCCACAGGATTGGTACCTGGAGGGAATTAATGAGATTATCGTAGGCGGTGGAGAAAAGAATGAGTTAAGCGACCCTGACTTTTTTCATTATGAAACCGAATTCCCAAACAACCGGCTGAAGTTTAAAATCAGCGGTAACTACATGCTTCATGTTTCGGATTTTGATTCCGGTGTGAAGCTCTTTTCCCTTCCCTTTTTCGTAACTGAAGATGCGGGTGAGATACGTTCATGGGTAGAAACCATCTATAATGCCGGACAGCGATATAATGCCGTCGACCAGCCATTCAGTGAGTTTGTTTACCCGGATTTCATTGAATTTCCCCAGTTTGATTTAAGTTTCTATTTTGTTCAGAACCGATTTTGGGGTGATCAGAAACGATCCGAAAATTACGATTTCTCCGAACAGGATCGCTCACAGTTTCATCTGTCAAGAGAAAGAGCTTTCCCGGCTAATTATGATTTCATCGGGTTGAACCTCAACTCCCTGTCGGTGGACGGCAGCCAAATCATAGATGTGCAATTTGGGCAGACCCCACCGTTGGTGATACTTCGGGAAGACATTCTCAACTTCACTTCCGATCCGGTTAGCAGCTGGACGTCCAACTTTGGCAATCCAAAAAGCTCAACTGATTCCCGCTATGCCACCGTCAGGTTTCGTTTTCATGATGGCGGAAGATTCTCTGAAGATAAGGGCGTTTACCTGGTGGGAGATTTTAATCAGTGGCTGCTTTCAGAAAATAATAAACTACGCTACAATGAGGATTCCGGGTATTGGGAAACCACTTCCCTGATAAAACAAGGAACCTACACATATAAATATGCCACAAAAGAAGGCGAACACGGCATTGATGATCTCATTTTGAGTGATACCATTACCCGCCGGAATCAGGAATATGCAAGTTTTGTGTATTTCCAGGATCCGGAATATCGTTACCAACGATTACTACAGGTTCAAATATTCCGGAGCTCGGAGTAA
- a CDS encoding peptidase MA family metallohydrolase: MKVKISSVVLLAAIVFMSGTPALAQYYSFGKNRVVYEDFEWRYIQSKHFDVYYYGEKNYELAEFGAKSIESAYKQLSEDFNHEISNRITLIVYDSHNDFSQTNVVNLPTSAEGIGGVTDKMKNRMTVPFTGDYADFRRTLHHELVHAVFNDMFYGGTINSIIRNNIQLQFPLWFEEGLAEYTALGWDTNTDMYVRDAVINNYLPPLQYLSGYYAYRGGQSFWNFVVEEYGRQKIAEILQRIKTTRSVEVGLQQSLGLNFKELDKAWQDALQERYYPEVAERERADMIANQLTERGQYGSYNTSPAISPQGDKVAFITNRRGYFDVVAISAIDGRKLKTLIRGEDNPEFEELNILNPNIAWSPDGNQIAISTKSKGRDDIALINYNTGKINKLKFPNLDAIASIAWSPDGKKLAFDGNIGPYQDIFVYNLETGKLINVTGDFFSDMQPAWGTDSETLYFVSDRGEKVALHNYTLSYDLLGDESIYQTDIFRVNLNARTTATRLTNTPTWSEKGPQTTRDGRLVYISDENGILNVYEYNLDTRTSVPLTNLQTGASQISISGDGSRLAFNSINEGYLDIFLLRSPLNRDKGGELSKNYWAQRRASESKLTRVPAIRYAQQLFADGLSLEGERVANADEEVEQAGETETGGEEGTEEVAQQEQESDEIDFRNYVFSTEVMEDTTLELEDIKSFTPENNITDDGRFQPKNYRLKFSTDIAYNPTFVASTYGSAAQTQFIISDLLGDHQIALGTNFVTDLRNSDYSIQYGYLKNRTNWFGSYFHTSRRYQTIFGELIRFRTFGGSVNAQYPFNKFKRIDFGFSAMGVTRDYSSVSDRYAGLSTSANQPDNQRSLFLYPEVVFTNDRTLPGFLTPRGGRRYSIGISGSPGVGENAPQFGSVLADFRQYIGLGRSGQYSIALRASGATSIGPDKQTYFMGGRLGWINQQFSNNGLSFDKLTDSFFTVPALPVRGYAYNSIYGSNFSLINAEFRFPLFAAVVPGALPILPFYNITGAAFLDVGTAWGERIDYGLLDNGEPVINKAKLDFKIAEERFSDQAQTPQGPVQFEAPYYDGDILIGAGFGLRTIVFGLPFRYDVGWPYGREGFGDDPIHYFSIGIDF, encoded by the coding sequence ATGAAAGTTAAAATTAGTTCAGTTGTATTACTCGCTGCAATAGTATTTATGTCCGGTACACCGGCTCTGGCTCAATATTACTCCTTTGGTAAGAACAGGGTAGTTTATGAGGATTTTGAATGGCGCTACATTCAGTCCAAGCATTTCGATGTGTATTACTACGGAGAAAAGAACTATGAGCTGGCTGAATTTGGGGCGAAAAGTATCGAGTCGGCCTACAAGCAACTGTCCGAAGATTTTAACCATGAGATATCCAATCGTATAACGCTCATCGTTTATGATTCTCACAACGATTTCTCCCAAACGAATGTAGTAAATCTGCCTACCAGCGCAGAGGGAATTGGCGGGGTGACTGACAAAATGAAAAACCGGATGACGGTCCCTTTTACCGGAGACTATGCCGATTTCCGTCGTACGCTTCACCACGAGCTGGTTCACGCGGTTTTTAACGATATGTTTTACGGCGGTACCATCAATTCCATTATCCGCAATAACATTCAGCTTCAGTTTCCACTTTGGTTTGAAGAGGGCCTTGCTGAGTACACTGCCTTAGGCTGGGATACGAATACAGATATGTATGTTAGGGATGCAGTAATCAATAACTACTTGCCTCCGCTTCAGTACCTGAGCGGGTACTATGCCTACCGGGGCGGGCAATCGTTTTGGAATTTTGTGGTCGAAGAATACGGCCGTCAGAAAATTGCCGAAATACTGCAAAGAATTAAAACCACAAGAAGTGTGGAGGTTGGCTTACAACAGTCACTGGGACTAAACTTTAAAGAATTGGATAAAGCCTGGCAAGATGCTCTTCAGGAAAGATACTATCCGGAGGTAGCTGAACGGGAACGAGCCGATATGATCGCTAATCAGCTGACTGAACGAGGGCAGTACGGGTCTTATAATACCAGCCCGGCCATATCTCCGCAAGGCGATAAAGTAGCCTTTATTACCAATAGGAGAGGGTATTTTGATGTGGTAGCCATCAGTGCCATTGATGGAAGAAAACTGAAGACGTTGATCAGGGGAGAAGACAATCCTGAGTTTGAGGAACTGAACATTTTGAATCCAAATATTGCCTGGTCGCCGGATGGAAATCAGATTGCGATCTCAACTAAATCAAAAGGAAGAGATGATATTGCCCTGATAAACTACAACACCGGTAAAATAAATAAGCTTAAGTTTCCCAACCTGGATGCCATTGCTTCCATTGCCTGGTCACCGGATGGTAAGAAATTAGCCTTTGATGGTAACATCGGTCCTTATCAGGACATTTTTGTGTACAACCTGGAAACCGGTAAATTAATCAATGTAACCGGCGACTTCTTCTCAGACATGCAGCCGGCCTGGGGCACGGACTCAGAAACACTTTACTTTGTGTCTGACCGGGGAGAGAAAGTAGCACTCCACAATTATACGCTCAGTTATGATTTGTTAGGTGATGAGAGCATCTACCAAACCGACATCTTTCGGGTAAACCTGAACGCCAGGACTACAGCCACAAGGCTGACCAATACGCCTACATGGAGTGAAAAAGGCCCACAAACAACCAGAGACGGACGCTTGGTATATATCTCTGATGAGAACGGAATCCTGAATGTTTATGAATACAACCTGGATACCCGGACATCAGTCCCATTAACGAATTTACAAACCGGAGCCTCTCAAATCTCGATAAGTGGTGATGGTTCACGGTTGGCTTTTAACTCCATCAATGAAGGGTACCTCGATATTTTCTTGCTGAGGTCTCCACTCAACCGGGATAAAGGAGGCGAGCTCTCCAAAAATTACTGGGCACAACGAAGGGCTTCAGAAAGTAAACTTACCCGGGTTCCGGCTATCCGGTATGCTCAGCAACTATTTGCCGATGGACTGAGCCTGGAAGGCGAACGCGTTGCTAATGCTGATGAGGAAGTTGAACAAGCCGGTGAAACCGAGACTGGAGGGGAAGAGGGCACGGAAGAAGTAGCGCAGCAAGAGCAAGAGTCTGATGAAATCGACTTCAGAAATTATGTGTTCAGTACAGAAGTTATGGAGGACACAACGCTTGAGTTGGAAGACATTAAAAGCTTCACTCCGGAGAATAACATTACGGATGATGGACGCTTTCAACCTAAGAACTACCGGCTTAAGTTTTCTACGGATATAGCATATAACCCCACTTTTGTAGCTTCCACTTATGGCTCAGCGGCTCAAACGCAATTTATCATCAGTGATCTGCTGGGAGATCACCAAATTGCACTGGGAACCAATTTTGTAACAGATCTGCGGAACAGTGACTATTCCATACAATACGGATACCTGAAAAATCGCACCAATTGGTTTGGTTCATACTTTCACACGTCCAGAAGATATCAGACTATTTTTGGGGAACTTATCCGGTTCCGGACATTCGGTGGCTCTGTAAACGCTCAATATCCATTTAACAAGTTTAAACGGATCGATTTTGGCTTTTCAGCAATGGGAGTTACCCGTGATTACAGCTCAGTGAGCGATCGGTATGCGGGTTTATCAACGAGTGCAAACCAACCCGATAATCAGCGAAGTCTGTTTCTATACCCGGAAGTTGTATTTACCAACGATCGGACCTTACCCGGATTTTTAACCCCAAGAGGTGGACGTAGATATTCAATAGGAATCTCGGGCAGCCCCGGTGTTGGTGAGAATGCTCCACAATTTGGATCTGTATTGGCTGATTTCAGACAGTACATTGGCTTGGGACGAAGCGGGCAGTATTCCATTGCCTTGCGGGCATCGGGCGCCACTTCCATCGGCCCAGACAAGCAAACCTATTTTATGGGAGGCCGGCTTGGTTGGATTAACCAGCAGTTTAGTAATAACGGACTTTCCTTTGATAAGCTGACGGACAGTTTCTTTACCGTACCTGCTTTACCGGTTCGTGGATATGCCTATAACAGCATCTACGGAAGCAATTTCTCATTAATTAATGCAGAATTCCGTTTTCCTCTTTTTGCTGCCGTTGTTCCCGGCGCACTCCCGATTCTCCCGTTCTATAACATCACGGGAGCTGCTTTCCTTGATGTTGGAACCGCATGGGGCGAGCGAATTGACTACGGACTATTGGATAACGGAGAGCCTGTAATTAACAAAGCTAAGCTGGACTTCAAAATTGCTGAAGAACGATTCAGTGACCAGGCCCAGACTCCACAAGGACCCGTACAGTTTGAAGCTCCATATTATGACGGTGATATCCTGATTGGAGCTGGTTTTGGATTGCGAACTATCGTTTTTGGCCTGCCTTTCAGGTATGATGTTGGGTGGCCATACGGCAGAGAAGGGTTTGGAGATGATCCTATCCACTACTTCTCCATTGGTATAGACTTCTAA
- the rnr gene encoding ribonuclease R: MSSKKERLSKFEDLVVDLLKNSPDGKLTREQIISVLRLESNNEIKRLDKSLGRLANQNTISRKDNYVFLGKNTRKKAKKSSGSSHVVEGKIDISVRGTGYVITDELDQDIMISSRDVGTALNDDKVRVKITGQKKGSGQPRGKILEILERGKDFYVGTLTKVSKENFVIESDKKSVHTNFFVLPEFVNGAEDGDKVIFELVNWVHPKALPEARIKSVLGKSGSNDANVLSILAENDMVAEFPKQVEEYANQIPTEIPEEECHRRRDLRDENVFTIDPEDAKDFDDALSIKKLDNGNYYLGVHIADVTHYLTPKTVLDEEAHSRGTSVYLVDRVIPMLPEVLSNGVCSLRPNEDKLTYSCFMEIAPNGKLVDYSVEETVIHSKQRFTYEQAQEVIEGKNHKYAKEVKLAEELARILLDKRFREGAIDFDTPEPKFVLDDDGKPLKVILKERIFAHRLIEECMLMANKTVAMHVEELRKKSDKKRSKDLYPFFYRVHDKPDQEKLASIAEQVKPIGIKFDLGDKISPKKINDLLKKVENTSLEYIVNGLMLRAMAKAEYSPNNLGHFGLGFGHYAHFTSPIRRYPDVIVHRLLKGYNSGARVYTHDQLKKDGEHCSERERVAVDAERDSIKLKQVEFLSGKTGEKFDGIISGVMERGIFVNLKDIYCEGMIRMSDLKSDYFVFNEKRHALVGRKSGKQFQLGDEIRVYVKSTNLEKRQIDFGLAK, encoded by the coding sequence ATGAGTAGTAAGAAAGAAAGACTAAGTAAATTTGAAGACCTGGTTGTTGATTTATTGAAAAACAGCCCCGACGGTAAGCTAACAAGAGAGCAAATTATTAGCGTACTTCGGTTAGAAAGTAATAACGAGATAAAACGGCTGGACAAATCACTGGGCCGGCTGGCTAATCAAAACACCATCAGCCGAAAAGACAATTATGTTTTTCTTGGGAAAAACACCAGGAAGAAGGCAAAGAAGTCCTCGGGTTCGTCCCATGTTGTTGAAGGAAAGATTGATATCTCAGTCCGCGGAACCGGTTATGTAATTACCGATGAGCTGGATCAGGATATAATGATTTCATCCCGCGATGTAGGAACGGCTCTGAACGATGATAAAGTTCGGGTTAAGATAACCGGGCAGAAAAAGGGCTCCGGCCAACCCCGGGGTAAAATCCTGGAAATACTGGAACGGGGCAAAGACTTTTATGTAGGTACACTTACAAAAGTCAGTAAAGAGAATTTTGTGATTGAATCGGATAAGAAATCGGTTCATACCAACTTCTTTGTACTTCCGGAATTCGTAAATGGAGCTGAGGATGGCGACAAGGTTATATTTGAGCTTGTGAACTGGGTTCACCCCAAAGCGTTACCGGAAGCCCGTATCAAATCGGTTTTAGGAAAATCGGGTTCAAATGATGCCAACGTATTATCCATACTGGCTGAAAATGACATGGTTGCTGAATTTCCCAAACAAGTGGAGGAGTATGCTAACCAGATTCCAACCGAGATTCCCGAAGAGGAATGCCACAGACGCCGGGATTTAAGAGACGAGAATGTTTTTACCATCGACCCGGAAGATGCCAAGGATTTTGATGATGCGCTGAGCATCAAAAAGCTGGATAATGGAAACTATTACCTGGGGGTTCATATTGCCGATGTAACGCATTACCTCACCCCAAAAACCGTGCTGGATGAAGAAGCACACAGCCGGGGAACAAGCGTTTATTTAGTGGATCGTGTGATTCCTATGCTCCCGGAAGTGCTGAGTAATGGTGTGTGCAGTTTGCGCCCTAATGAAGACAAGCTGACCTACAGCTGCTTTATGGAAATTGCCCCGAATGGCAAGCTGGTTGATTACTCTGTGGAGGAAACCGTGATTCATTCCAAACAGAGATTTACTTACGAACAGGCTCAAGAAGTGATTGAGGGTAAGAATCACAAATATGCCAAAGAGGTGAAGCTGGCGGAAGAGTTAGCCCGGATACTCCTGGACAAACGATTCCGTGAAGGAGCGATAGACTTTGACACCCCTGAACCCAAGTTTGTTTTAGATGATGACGGTAAGCCGCTCAAAGTAATTTTGAAGGAACGTATTTTTGCCCATCGTCTGATTGAGGAATGCATGCTGATGGCCAATAAAACAGTGGCTATGCATGTGGAGGAATTACGTAAAAAGTCAGATAAGAAGCGCTCAAAAGACTTGTATCCATTTTTCTACCGGGTACATGACAAGCCGGATCAGGAGAAACTGGCTTCCATAGCGGAGCAGGTTAAACCCATAGGAATCAAGTTTGATCTCGGGGATAAAATCTCTCCTAAAAAGATCAACGACCTTCTCAAAAAAGTGGAAAATACAAGCCTGGAGTATATCGTTAACGGACTAATGCTCAGGGCAATGGCTAAGGCTGAATATTCACCGAATAATCTCGGTCACTTTGGATTGGGTTTTGGGCACTATGCACACTTTACCAGTCCCATTCGCCGTTACCCTGATGTTATTGTGCACCGGCTTCTAAAAGGTTACAATTCAGGAGCGAGGGTTTACACCCACGATCAGCTCAAAAAAGATGGAGAACATTGCAGTGAGCGCGAACGTGTTGCCGTTGACGCTGAACGTGACTCCATAAAACTGAAGCAGGTTGAGTTTTTAAGCGGTAAAACCGGTGAGAAATTTGACGGAATTATCAGCGGTGTGATGGAACGGGGAATTTTTGTGAACCTAAAAGACATTTACTGTGAAGGAATGATAAGAATGAGCGATCTGAAAAGTGATTATTTCGTTTTCAATGAAAAGCGCCATGCCCTGGTTGGCCGCAAGAGCGGAAAACAGTTTCAGCTTGGCGATGAAATCCGTGTTTATGTTAAAAGCACCAACTTGGAAAAACGACAAATCGACTTCGGATTAGCCAAATAA